The following are from one region of the bacterium genome:
- a CDS encoding sigma-70 family RNA polymerase sigma factor has protein sequence MEFNNKNEQFLDLLRSGDKNARTQFVRDNQKNIFGLAFRMTGNRDDALDITQETFMKALKNIKKFRGDSLISTWLYTIAANLSRDYLRRNSRRTFVEIDDNTVSADSRSPLSILEERDKRLFVRKALMALPPKTRVAFSLRFEKGLPISEIAKVLKKSEGTIKAQLHNAVYKIKSLLED, from the coding sequence ATGGAATTTAACAATAAAAATGAGCAGTTCCTCGATCTTTTAAGAAGTGGCGATAAAAATGCCCGGACGCAGTTTGTCCGAGACAATCAGAAAAATATATTCGGATTGGCTTTCAGGATGACCGGCAACCGAGATGATGCGTTAGATATAACTCAGGAAACATTTATGAAAGCGCTCAAGAACATAAAGAAATTTCGCGGTGACTCGTTGATATCGACATGGCTTTATACGATAGCGGCGAATCTATCGCGAGATTACCTTAGACGCAACTCTCGTAGAACATTCGTCGAGATCGATGACAATACTGTATCGGCAGATTCTCGCTCACCGCTTTCTATACTCGAAGAGAGAGACAAAAGGCTTTTTGTGCGCAAAGCATTGATGGCGTTACCCCCGAAAACGAGAGTCGCATTCTCTCTTAGGTTCGAAAAAGGATTACCGATTTCGGAGATAGCCAAGGTTCTAAAAAAGTCCGAAGGCACAATTAAGGCCCAGTTGCATAACGCGGTTTATAAAATAAAATCGCTTTTGGAGGATTAA